One window from the genome of Spiractinospora alimapuensis encodes:
- a CDS encoding SDR family NAD(P)-dependent oxidoreductase, producing the protein MTGRLEGRIALVTGATRGIGAALTTRFAAEGATVVAADLRERPGDHSRFVQCDVTAPDDLTTAVEFTEAEFGGLDIMVNNAGLGAAADLTELSDEEWSRVIGVCLTGTFHGIRSAAPALTRRGGGAILNLSSLAARRAMPGMGAYSAAKAGVEALTRSAAAELRPVHIRVNAIAPGLIRTAAAESGGEALSRGVGMDLPEFFDRRQGRWGETDEVARAAVHLVSDESSFTSGLVYSIDNSAGVF; encoded by the coding sequence ATGACCGGCCGACTGGAGGGCAGGATCGCCCTCGTCACCGGCGCCACCCGCGGAATCGGCGCGGCCCTGACGACACGTTTCGCCGCGGAGGGCGCCACAGTCGTCGCGGCTGACCTACGCGAACGTCCCGGGGATCACAGCCGGTTCGTCCAGTGCGACGTCACCGCCCCCGACGACCTCACGACCGCCGTGGAGTTCACCGAAGCCGAGTTCGGTGGGCTCGACATCATGGTGAACAACGCTGGTCTGGGTGCGGCGGCCGATCTGACCGAGCTGAGCGACGAGGAGTGGTCCCGCGTCATCGGAGTGTGCCTGACCGGCACCTTCCACGGCATCCGGTCCGCGGCGCCGGCGCTCACCCGGCGCGGCGGCGGCGCGATCCTCAACCTCTCCTCCCTCGCGGCCCGCCGGGCGATGCCGGGCATGGGCGCGTACTCCGCCGCGAAGGCCGGGGTGGAGGCGTTGACCAGGAGCGCCGCGGCCGAGCTGCGTCCGGTGCACATTCGAGTCAACGCGATCGCGCCGGGCCTGATACGTACCGCCGCCGCCGAGTCGGGGGGTGAGGCCCTCTCCCGCGGGGTCGGCATGGACCTCCCGGAGTTCTTCGACCGGCGCCAGGGACGGTGGGGCGAAACCGACGAGGTGGCGCGTGCGGCGGTCCACCTGGTGAGCGACGAGTCGTCGTTCACCTCCGGTCTTGTGTATTCGATCGACAACTCCGCAGGCGTTTTCTGA
- a CDS encoding TetR/AcrR family transcriptional regulator, whose protein sequence is MTTPPTPRADRPSRTRGELVAAARRVFGDKGYGPATITDIATAAGKAHGTFYLHFEGKEAVFAALVTEAERRMREEARDLWRSHDVERSISSHIRRFFELFEPDRWMWAILDQLAATQPGFERIRRRWWDEYVAQVRRGLERSGAPGLAGLDVTVVAHLLSSMLEDMCRATLLERRRHDVDEVVRHVTSVWLGSIGLSGPGDGIPGATADEGTQAQRVRRSRDALLVAAREVLAEKGYAGATVADITARAGRAHGTFYRHFGNKRAIYSVLLRGLARPTTEAPRTGPSGPCATAVHHVFAGHAHRIEADRDLWLLLQELGPDDPLAAVLQGQVRAAVEARLFDAVGDVPHRPGLDRSLEVEVLTAMLGQAGRIGSLPGRRDLVVGHATVLALRGLGSAVDPQEILVDFTSRKE, encoded by the coding sequence ATGACGACGCCGCCGACCCCACGCGCCGACCGGCCGAGCCGCACCCGCGGCGAGCTCGTGGCCGCGGCGCGGAGGGTGTTCGGCGACAAGGGGTACGGTCCAGCGACGATCACCGACATCGCCACGGCCGCCGGTAAGGCGCACGGAACCTTCTACCTGCACTTCGAGGGCAAGGAAGCGGTCTTCGCGGCGTTGGTCACCGAGGCGGAGCGACGGATGCGCGAGGAGGCGCGCGACCTCTGGCGTTCGCACGACGTCGAACGGAGCATCAGCTCGCACATCCGACGGTTCTTCGAGCTGTTCGAACCGGACCGGTGGATGTGGGCGATCCTCGACCAGCTCGCCGCGACACAGCCCGGCTTCGAACGGATCAGGCGGCGCTGGTGGGACGAGTACGTCGCCCAGGTCCGGCGGGGGCTCGAACGGTCGGGCGCGCCGGGGCTCGCCGGGTTGGACGTCACGGTCGTGGCCCACCTGCTCTCGTCGATGCTCGAGGACATGTGCCGGGCGACCTTGCTGGAACGACGCCGCCACGACGTCGACGAGGTCGTACGCCATGTCACGAGCGTCTGGCTCGGCTCCATCGGACTGTCCGGACCGGGAGACGGGATCCCCGGCGCCACGGCGGACGAAGGCACACAGGCCCAGCGCGTCCGCCGTTCGAGAGACGCACTCTTGGTGGCCGCTCGGGAGGTCCTCGCCGAGAAGGGATACGCCGGGGCGACCGTCGCCGACATCACGGCGCGGGCCGGACGGGCCCACGGCACGTTCTATCGGCACTTCGGGAACAAGCGGGCCATCTACTCGGTGCTGCTGCGCGGTTTGGCGCGTCCCACGACCGAGGCCCCTCGCACTGGGCCGAGCGGTCCGTGCGCGACCGCGGTTCACCACGTGTTCGCGGGGCACGCCCACCGGATCGAGGCGGATCGCGATCTGTGGCTGCTGCTCCAGGAACTGGGGCCGGACGATCCCCTCGCGGCGGTGCTACAGGGCCAGGTCCGCGCCGCCGTCGAGGCGCGACTCTTCGACGCCGTGGGCGACGTGCCCCACCGTCCTGGTCTCGACCGTTCCCTGGAGGTCGAGGTGCTGACGGCCATGCTGGGGCAGGCGGGCCGGATCGGATCCCTGCCCGGCCGACGTGACCTCGTCGTTGGGCACGCGACCGTATTGGCGCTTAGGGGGCTTGGCAGCGCCGTGGACCCACAGGAGATCCTGGTGGATTTCACGTCCCGTAAAGAGTGA
- a CDS encoding enoyl-CoA hydratase/isomerase family protein, translated as MTVPNGSTPQPPPKLPDYEHLTLDLADAVLTVTLDRPEVLNAINGRMHHELTELMEWLGSAGGIRAVVLTGHGRGFSAGGDARWFESATPAEVEALFDEGAPLIRNLLAARMPIVAAVNGPAVGLGATIALCCDVVFAAESAVFADPHVRMGVVAGDGGAMIWPALVGMSRAKEYLLTGDKVPAVEAERIGLVNHVVPDAEVVERAHAFAVRLAEGPALAISGTKEALNALVLRSADIVLEKGLELERATMRSNDHREAVTAFAAGRPPEFTGT; from the coding sequence GTGACGGTGCCCAACGGATCCACCCCCCAGCCCCCGCCAAAGTTGCCGGACTACGAGCACCTCACGCTCGACCTGGCCGATGCCGTGCTCACCGTGACACTGGACCGTCCCGAGGTGCTGAACGCGATCAACGGGCGGATGCACCACGAGCTCACTGAGCTGATGGAGTGGCTCGGCTCCGCTGGTGGAATCCGCGCGGTGGTGCTCACCGGTCATGGCCGAGGGTTCAGTGCCGGGGGTGACGCGCGCTGGTTCGAGAGCGCCACGCCGGCGGAGGTGGAGGCGTTGTTCGACGAGGGTGCGCCGCTCATCCGGAACCTGCTGGCGGCGCGGATGCCGATCGTCGCCGCGGTCAACGGTCCGGCGGTCGGTCTTGGGGCGACGATCGCGCTGTGCTGCGATGTCGTCTTCGCGGCGGAGTCGGCGGTGTTCGCGGACCCGCACGTGCGCATGGGTGTGGTCGCGGGGGACGGCGGCGCGATGATCTGGCCCGCGTTGGTCGGAATGTCGCGCGCCAAGGAGTACCTGCTGACCGGCGACAAGGTTCCCGCGGTCGAGGCCGAGCGGATCGGGCTGGTGAACCACGTCGTGCCCGACGCCGAGGTCGTCGAGCGGGCTCACGCATTCGCCGTCCGCCTGGCCGAGGGGCCCGCGCTGGCGATCAGCGGAACCAAGGAGGCACTCAACGCGCTGGTCCTTCGCTCGGCCGACATCGTGTTGGAGAAGGGTCTGGAGCTGGAGCGCGCGACGATGCGCAGCAACGACCACCGTGAGGCGGTCACGGCGTTCGCCGCGGGCCGGCCGCCGGAGTTCACTGGCACGTGA
- a CDS encoding SRPBCC family protein produces MSVTSMDRDDENLTMTLVADFAAPVRTVWKMWSDPRQLEEWWGPPTYPATVEEHELTPGGMVTYFMTSPEGDEFRGWWRVVAVDAPSSLEFVDGFAGPSGEPLPDMPSMPTKVTLSKHNGGTQMVIHTTFASAEDMDKLVKMGMEEGLTEAVGQIDELLDAS; encoded by the coding sequence ATGAGCGTCACCAGCATGGATCGGGACGACGAGAACCTCACCATGACCCTGGTCGCGGATTTCGCCGCACCAGTGCGCACCGTATGGAAGATGTGGAGCGACCCCCGTCAACTGGAGGAATGGTGGGGCCCACCCACCTACCCCGCCACCGTCGAGGAACACGAACTCACCCCCGGCGGTATGGTCACCTACTTCATGACCAGCCCCGAAGGCGACGAGTTCCGCGGCTGGTGGCGCGTGGTCGCCGTGGACGCCCCCAGCTCCCTGGAGTTCGTGGACGGTTTCGCCGGCCCAAGCGGGGAACCGCTGCCCGACATGCCCAGCATGCCCACCAAGGTGACGCTCTCCAAGCACAACGGCGGAACCCAGATGGTCATCCACACGACCTTCGCCTCCGCCGAGGACATGGACAAGCTCGTGAAGATGGGCATGGAGGAAGGTCTCACCGAGGCCGTGGGCCAGATCGACGAGTTGTTGGACGCCTCCTGA
- a CDS encoding CatB-related O-acetyltransferase, whose product MSLPDPNVLHPWPEQPRVALLKPLVESPLIEAGEFSYYDDPDDPTAFESRNVLYHYGPEKLVIGKFCAFGTGVRFIMNGANHRMDGPSTFPFPMMGGTWGERFDLLTDLPVRGDTVIGNDVWLGYEAMVMPGVRIGNGAIVAARSVVTSDVPDYGIVGGNPAELIRRRFDDHDVDRLLAIAWWDWPLEHITAHLTEIMSGSVDELAGAAPVS is encoded by the coding sequence GTGTCGCTTCCTGACCCGAACGTGCTGCATCCCTGGCCCGAGCAGCCGCGGGTGGCGTTGCTCAAACCGCTGGTGGAGTCCCCGCTGATCGAGGCTGGGGAGTTCTCCTACTACGACGACCCGGATGACCCCACCGCCTTCGAGAGCCGGAACGTTCTCTACCACTACGGGCCGGAGAAGCTGGTGATCGGGAAGTTCTGCGCCTTCGGCACCGGCGTGCGCTTCATCATGAACGGTGCCAACCACCGGATGGATGGCCCGTCCACCTTCCCCTTCCCCATGATGGGCGGGACGTGGGGTGAGCGCTTCGACCTGCTGACGGACCTGCCGGTGCGGGGGGATACCGTGATCGGCAACGATGTCTGGCTCGGCTACGAGGCGATGGTGATGCCCGGGGTGCGCATCGGGAACGGGGCGATCGTCGCCGCCAGGTCTGTGGTCACCAGCGACGTTCCCGACTACGGAATCGTTGGCGGCAACCCCGCCGAGTTGATTCGGCGGCGCTTCGACGACCATGACGTTGACCGTCTGCTCGCGATCGCCTGGTGGGACTGGCCGCTGGAGCACATCACCGCGCACCTCACCGAGATCATGAGTGGGAGTGTGGACGAGCTGGCGGGCGCTGCGCCGGTTTCCTAG
- a CDS encoding MarR family winged helix-turn-helix transcriptional regulator — protein sequence MDDVPRRMAARSDWLISQLAVHVRRLAFASFDSVGARGYHYRILAVLAEVGPASQAELGRRGRIDRSDVVTAVNELVERGFVERLPDPEHGRRNRVILTSGGAQQLRRLDDALDQMQDTLLEPLSGEERQALTDLLTRVLAQHESR from the coding sequence ATGGACGATGTCCCCCGCCGCATGGCAGCGAGGTCGGATTGGCTGATCAGCCAACTGGCCGTGCATGTCCGCCGGCTCGCGTTCGCCAGTTTCGACTCCGTCGGCGCGCGCGGGTACCACTACCGCATCCTGGCGGTGCTGGCGGAGGTCGGCCCCGCGAGTCAGGCGGAGCTCGGGCGCCGGGGCCGGATCGACCGCAGTGATGTCGTCACGGCGGTCAACGAACTCGTGGAGCGAGGGTTCGTCGAACGCCTGCCCGACCCCGAGCACGGGCGACGCAACAGGGTGATCCTCACCAGCGGCGGTGCCCAACAGCTTCGGCGGTTGGACGACGCACTCGACCAGATGCAGGACACCCTGCTCGAACCCCTGTCCGGGGAGGAGCGCCAGGCGTTGACCGACCTGCTCACCCGTGTTCTCGCCCAGCACGAGTCCCGATAG
- a CDS encoding nuclear transport factor 2 family protein, whose product MTVVATTDRAEVTDLFARLANLLDEKRHHDASSVYHDDIMVRSPRAELSGIAEVTAHLKHSEVEGEHTHHVHGDVLVHLDGDRAEATANQLAYFYRTGEPPHRTSGLRLSTTAVRTTEGWRFTEMNIAITWMRE is encoded by the coding sequence ATGACCGTCGTTGCCACCACCGACCGCGCTGAGGTCACCGACCTGTTCGCCCGCCTGGCCAACCTGTTGGACGAGAAGCGTCACCACGACGCCTCCAGCGTCTACCACGACGACATCATGGTGCGCTCCCCACGAGCCGAGCTGAGCGGTATCGCCGAGGTGACCGCCCACCTGAAGCACAGCGAGGTCGAGGGGGAGCACACCCACCACGTCCACGGCGACGTCCTCGTCCACCTGGACGGCGACCGCGCCGAAGCCACGGCGAACCAGCTCGCCTACTTCTACCGAACCGGCGAACCCCCACACCGCACCAGCGGCCTCCGCCTGTCAACCACGGCCGTGCGAACCACCGAAGGATGGCGATTCACCGAAATGAACATCGCCATCACCTGGATGCGCGAATAA
- a CDS encoding LysR family transcriptional regulator, producing the protein MTNVVTRGVSWDALRVFVAVYRVGSITGAADELGMAQASVSGQVAGLERRLGYPLFERSHAGVTATNRGRELAAGLAEPIDRLHAATAASLGTGDARVRTLFLGGPAEFLSEVVLPGLADRLPTDVRLNVTFGMADELLAGLSSGALDAVVSSVRPHQAGVSFAPICDEEFVLVGHPRWRGHDIDTIPVLTYGTEFPIIRRYWRGVFGRPPTGLRVATVAPDLRALLRLAVAGHGMTVLPNYLTGAHLHTGELVSLHQPHVAPLNTLYVATRRSDTARSPETDALRTAVAEVARRRAD; encoded by the coding sequence GTGACGAATGTGGTGACGCGGGGAGTCTCGTGGGACGCGTTGCGGGTGTTCGTCGCTGTTTACCGGGTGGGGTCGATCACTGGGGCGGCCGACGAGTTGGGGATGGCGCAGGCTTCGGTGTCGGGGCAGGTCGCCGGGTTGGAGCGGCGCTTGGGGTATCCGCTCTTCGAGCGTTCCCACGCCGGGGTGACCGCGACGAACCGGGGGCGTGAGCTCGCCGCCGGCCTGGCCGAGCCCATCGATCGGCTCCATGCCGCCACGGCCGCCAGTCTCGGCACCGGCGACGCCCGGGTGCGCACCCTGTTTCTCGGTGGTCCGGCGGAGTTCCTGTCCGAGGTCGTTCTTCCTGGATTGGCCGATCGGCTACCGACCGACGTCCGGTTGAACGTGACCTTCGGGATGGCGGACGAACTCCTCGCCGGGCTCAGCTCGGGTGCGCTGGACGCGGTCGTCAGCTCCGTCCGGCCGCACCAGGCCGGCGTTTCCTTCGCGCCGATCTGTGACGAGGAGTTCGTGCTGGTCGGGCATCCCCGGTGGCGTGGGCACGATATCGACACGATCCCCGTTCTCACCTACGGCACGGAGTTCCCGATCATCCGCCGCTACTGGCGTGGTGTCTTCGGGCGGCCACCGACCGGCCTCCGCGTCGCCACTGTCGCGCCCGACCTGCGCGCCCTCCTGCGGCTGGCCGTGGCGGGACACGGGATGACCGTGCTGCCCAACTACCTGACCGGCGCCCACCTCCACACCGGCGAACTCGTCAGTCTGCACCAGCCACACGTCGCCCCCCTGAACACCCTGTACGTCGCCACCCGGCGCTCGGACACCGCGCGGTCCCCGGAAACCGACGCGCTACGTACCGCTGTCGCCGAGGTCGCCCGGCGCCGGGCCGACTGA
- a CDS encoding type 1 glutamine amidotransferase domain-containing protein, which yields MTENKRVLLVLTSHDDLGGLRSTGFYVGEAADPWQVFIKAGHAVDLASIAGGAPPADGLDERNPVQAAFLADPHIAAQLADTPKLAAVDPSVYDAVYFVGGHGTMWDFPTEAAVNTVGRAIYENGGVVAAVCHGPAALVNITLSDGTPLVRGKRLASFTNDEEAAVGLTDTVPFLLADALAERGAVPVPAPNFTENVVTDGRLVTGQNPQSAAGVATATLAALGS from the coding sequence ATGACCGAGAACAAGCGCGTCCTGCTCGTCCTCACCAGCCACGACGACCTGGGTGGGCTACGGTCGACCGGGTTTTACGTCGGTGAGGCCGCCGATCCGTGGCAGGTCTTCATCAAGGCCGGACACGCCGTCGACCTCGCCTCCATCGCCGGCGGCGCGCCGCCCGCCGACGGCCTGGACGAGCGGAATCCCGTCCAGGCCGCGTTCCTCGCCGACCCGCACATCGCCGCCCAGCTCGCCGACACCCCCAAGCTCGCCGCCGTCGACCCGAGCGTCTACGACGCGGTGTACTTCGTCGGCGGGCACGGAACCATGTGGGACTTCCCGACTGAGGCCGCGGTGAACACCGTGGGACGCGCGATCTATGAGAACGGGGGCGTGGTGGCCGCCGTCTGCCACGGGCCGGCCGCGCTGGTCAACATCACGCTCTCCGACGGCACACCCCTGGTCCGGGGCAAGCGTCTCGCGAGTTTCACCAACGACGAGGAGGCGGCGGTCGGGTTGACCGATACGGTTCCGTTCCTGCTGGCCGACGCGTTGGCGGAGCGGGGAGCGGTTCCCGTGCCCGCGCCAAACTTCACCGAGAACGTCGTCACCGACGGTCGACTGGTCACCGGTCAGAACCCGCAGTCGGCCGCAGGTGTCGCCACGGCGACGTTGGCCGCCCTGGGATCCTGA
- a CDS encoding DUF6463 family protein gives MTSNRLTVWAGRTMVAIGVLHTLVFLPHPYWTDWLSGSAWRGVELPDEAHIVFWALPGSFVPVLILLGLLVSRLGKRGETLPAYMGWVLAGWCAVGLWFVGPSGFMFGFVPAGLLIADSIRTRRTEPGREASLSA, from the coding sequence ATGACGAGCAACAGGTTGACCGTGTGGGCCGGGCGGACGATGGTGGCGATCGGGGTGCTGCACACCCTGGTGTTCCTGCCCCACCCGTACTGGACGGACTGGTTGTCGGGGAGCGCCTGGCGTGGTGTGGAACTGCCCGACGAGGCGCACATCGTCTTCTGGGCACTGCCGGGGAGTTTCGTTCCAGTGCTGATCCTGCTCGGGTTGTTGGTGTCCCGGTTGGGAAAGCGAGGCGAGACGCTGCCGGCCTACATGGGCTGGGTCCTCGCCGGCTGGTGCGCGGTGGGGCTGTGGTTCGTGGGGCCCAGCGGGTTCATGTTCGGCTTCGTCCCGGCGGGCTTGTTGATCGCGGACAGCATCCGGACGCGGCGTACCGAGCCCGGGCGGGAGGCGAGCCTGTCGGCGTGA
- a CDS encoding DUF998 domain-containing protein — MSILDFALMAVVLAGLLVLGWWAGARRELGLKLGATLWAAIPLYHALEFAVLRATGGSHDPLRQPISDLAVTICGPETYPLSTDYICSPWHMQMNWGFVVLGGLLAAGALSLRRVWPRRRSATVTTVALVVFGLSWAASGLFPADVAFTTHTLLSLPGMFAPTVALLALWVALRGKRRGMATWSLTAGITAVVTLVLMTTAILWGIPPGGLAQRLLYAVPHVALTGIGLGLLLRGGRHA; from the coding sequence GTGTCGATCTTGGACTTCGCGCTCATGGCCGTCGTGCTGGCCGGTCTCCTCGTCTTGGGCTGGTGGGCCGGAGCCCGCCGTGAGCTGGGGCTGAAGCTCGGCGCGACGCTCTGGGCGGCCATCCCCCTCTACCATGCCCTGGAGTTCGCCGTCCTGCGCGCGACGGGCGGCTCCCACGACCCCCTACGGCAGCCGATCAGCGACCTCGCGGTCACCATCTGTGGACCGGAAACCTACCCGCTGTCCACCGACTACATCTGCTCCCCGTGGCACATGCAGATGAACTGGGGGTTCGTCGTCCTGGGGGGCCTGCTCGCCGCCGGCGCCCTCAGCCTGCGCCGCGTGTGGCCACGGCGGCGCTCCGCCACCGTGACTACCGTGGCGTTGGTCGTGTTCGGACTCTCCTGGGCCGCCTCCGGCCTGTTCCCCGCGGACGTCGCCTTCACGACGCACACACTGCTGTCCCTGCCGGGAATGTTCGCCCCGACCGTCGCCCTGCTCGCCCTGTGGGTCGCCCTTCGGGGAAAGCGCCGTGGAATGGCGACGTGGTCACTCACCGCCGGCATCACCGCCGTGGTGACTCTGGTGCTGATGACCACCGCCATCCTGTGGGGCATCCCGCCCGGCGGGCTCGCCCAGCGTCTGCTCTACGCCGTCCCCCACGTCGCCCTCACCGGTATCGGCCTTGGCCTCCTGCTACGAGGCGGTCGGCACGCCTAG
- a CDS encoding (2Fe-2S)-binding protein: MALRQHPIQTLVDDCAPLAFAPLPDIRVADASGSQEDPPDVCWHRADLVVERGELGPIFDRYASLHGPGHRLADTTHFLRALLREPVFMVSSSIYLTGRAPLLDPEHLWFPVHADGTIGVPTITAAKTAVLPDDPASDHPDCVVVPDTEALDQIAAEHMVRTFAPLLQAVSQHTRAGLRTLWGWVLDITHFYMLNPARFLGRDANAAWERAHSLGDALVTAGALVRARPRLFPFSPEHPRGTWAVRGTCCFDYKADAEHGYCVTCPLRSDADRMPEFHSWLRDPALAP; this comes from the coding sequence ATGGCCCTGCGGCAGCACCCGATTCAGACGCTGGTGGACGACTGCGCCCCGCTGGCGTTCGCTCCGCTGCCGGATATCCGCGTCGCGGACGCCTCGGGGAGTCAGGAAGACCCGCCGGACGTGTGCTGGCACCGCGCCGACCTGGTGGTGGAGCGCGGGGAGCTGGGCCCGATCTTCGATCGGTACGCGTCCCTACACGGCCCCGGGCACCGACTGGCGGACACCACGCACTTCCTGCGCGCACTGCTGCGCGAACCCGTGTTCATGGTGTCCTCGAGCATCTACCTGACCGGCCGTGCCCCCCTCCTGGACCCCGAACACCTCTGGTTCCCCGTCCACGCCGACGGAACGATCGGCGTACCCACCATCACCGCCGCGAAGACCGCCGTACTCCCGGACGACCCGGCGAGCGACCACCCCGACTGTGTCGTCGTCCCGGACACCGAAGCCCTGGACCAGATCGCCGCCGAGCACATGGTCCGGACGTTCGCCCCGCTGTTGCAGGCGGTCTCCCAGCACACCCGCGCCGGTCTGCGCACCCTGTGGGGGTGGGTGCTGGACATCACGCACTTCTACATGCTCAACCCGGCCCGGTTCCTCGGCCGGGACGCCAACGCCGCCTGGGAACGCGCGCACAGCCTGGGCGACGCGTTGGTCACCGCCGGTGCGCTGGTCCGTGCCCGGCCACGGCTCTTCCCCTTCTCCCCGGAGCACCCCCGAGGCACCTGGGCGGTACGGGGTACCTGCTGTTTCGACTACAAGGCCGACGCGGAACACGGCTACTGCGTCACCTGCCCGCTCCGGTCCGACGCCGACCGGATGCCGGAGTTCCACTCCTGGCTGCGTGACCCCGCCCTCGCTCCCTGA